A genome region from Candidatus Methanomethylophilaceae archaeon includes the following:
- a CDS encoding transposase: MENGKKKTVSTYLGRVDPDSGELLAKIPEKSAENRRKITKEKEIAILKGVSSKEYGATYLLHSVQQRISLGEDLMRSFGNSGKIVMAAAMAYLMEPGAFRNIDSTLERTYIREFYDLKSSMDSGSMSEFTKRIGEYDLNIDRFFELRVKGSDGLVAWDTTTNGTYSELDQMAEYVVNNKDGEDIKQTKTGFATDMRGVPLMFRHYPGTISDIATVDRMVSDIGRYGKDDALFVFDRGFVSGANVKHLLDRELRFTAPANTSSKAIKTLLSRFVRTSEAEDMVHDGHAYKVWKTVIGLKEADRTSADGSQAYSFTVSGEAGHGSEGKVNAYVCFDSKKFSDEVQNHKMMLNDLKKKASEMDCKDPVARFKKIAGKAIRHFDVQADGRKVIVTEKQNSITFAENRAGVFVMLSSEDLDWSTVMTAYDARRLTEQAFDFSKSDDRRHRTPDKYTMIGRSFIRFVALIMKCELCAEIRESGKREMSVGQALGYLNTINCMSYGSSSALSEISKNCRGIFDLFKVEVPKEPMAGMELCDLMLLTEPKG; encoded by the coding sequence ATGGAAAACGGTAAGAAGAAGACCGTTTCGACATATCTCGGAAGGGTAGATCCTGATTCCGGGGAGCTTTTGGCGAAGATTCCCGAAAAATCTGCGGAGAATCGCAGAAAAATCACGAAAGAGAAGGAGATCGCCATCCTCAAAGGAGTATCATCCAAGGAGTATGGAGCGACATACCTGCTGCACAGCGTGCAGCAGCGCATATCGCTCGGCGAGGACCTCATGAGGTCCTTCGGGAACTCGGGCAAGATCGTCATGGCAGCAGCCATGGCATATCTGATGGAGCCCGGAGCATTCAGGAACATAGATTCCACATTGGAGCGCACGTACATCCGCGAGTTTTACGACCTCAAGTCATCAATGGATTCCGGATCCATGTCTGAGTTCACCAAGAGGATAGGGGAATACGACCTGAACATAGATCGTTTCTTCGAGCTCAGGGTCAAAGGCTCGGATGGGCTGGTGGCTTGGGACACTACCACCAATGGAACATACTCGGAACTGGACCAGATGGCCGAGTACGTGGTCAACAACAAGGACGGCGAGGACATCAAGCAAACAAAAACCGGATTCGCAACGGACATGAGAGGTGTCCCTCTCATGTTCCGCCATTATCCTGGGACGATCTCGGATATCGCTACGGTAGACAGGATGGTGTCCGATATAGGAAGGTACGGGAAGGATGATGCTCTGTTCGTTTTCGACAGAGGATTCGTCTCAGGAGCCAATGTAAAGCATCTGCTGGACAGGGAACTCAGATTCACAGCTCCTGCCAACACATCATCCAAGGCCATAAAGACGCTTCTATCCAGATTCGTTAGGACCAGCGAGGCTGAGGATATGGTCCATGACGGTCACGCATACAAAGTATGGAAGACCGTGATCGGCCTCAAGGAGGCCGACCGTACCTCGGCCGACGGGTCGCAGGCATACTCGTTCACCGTGTCCGGCGAAGCCGGTCACGGCTCAGAAGGGAAGGTGAATGCATACGTCTGTTTCGATTCGAAGAAGTTCTCGGATGAGGTCCAGAACCACAAGATGATGCTGAACGATCTCAAGAAGAAGGCATCGGAGATGGACTGCAAGGATCCTGTCGCTAGGTTCAAGAAGATCGCAGGCAAGGCGATCAGGCACTTTGACGTTCAGGCCGATGGGAGGAAAGTCATAGTCACGGAGAAGCAGAACTCGATAACATTCGCCGAGAACCGTGCCGGGGTGTTCGTTATGCTGTCGTCTGAGGATCTGGACTGGAGCACTGTGATGACCGCTTACGACGCAAGGAGGCTGACGGAGCAGGCATTCGACTTCAGCAAGTCCGATGACCGTAGGCATCGGACTCCTGATAAGTATACGATGATAGGCAGGTCGTTCATCAGATTCGTCGCCCTGATAATGAAATGCGAACTCTGTGCGGAGATAAGGGAATCAGGGAAGAGGGAAATGTCCGTGGGCCAAGCGTTGGGCTATCTGAACACTATCAATTGTATGAGCTATGGCTCGTCATCGGCCCTGTCGGAGATATCGAAGAACTGCAGAGGAATCTTCGATCTTTTTAAGGTCGAAGTACCGAAGGAGCCGATGGCAGGCATGGAGCTATGCGACCTCATGCTGCTCACCGAGCCAAAAGGATGA